From Anaerococcus urinomassiliensis:
GAGATATGTAGCACTTACCCCAAGAGAATTTAAATTCTGACACATCAGTAGTCCATTTTTGTAGAGGTCTATCTGCCTTGAAATCTCTATTTATTATATTATCTGCTACTTTACCTACCTTCCCCTTATATGAGTGATATTTTTCCTTAGATCTTTTTCCAAATAGTTTTAGCTCATGCATTATTCTTTGAACTCTTTTATGATTTATGACATAACCTTGATTTATCAGATCCATATATACTCTTCTTACTCCATATCTTCCTTTGTGTAAGTTAAATATTTGAGTTATTTTATCTGCAATATGACTATTCTTAATCTTTATATTATCAACTTTGTTTATTTCAAAATAGTATGTTGATCTTGGCATATCAATAGCTTTTAAAAGATATTTTAGTCTGTATCCTTCTTCTTTGAGTTCTTTGACAATCGCTGCTTTTTCGCCTTGAGTTGCGCAGCGTAACGTTCTTCTCTCAAGGCGATCTCTTTTTTTATTATTTCGTTTTCTGCTTTTATATATTCATTTTCTGCTCTAAGTTTTATTAGTTCTTCTCTTTCAGATTCATTAAGTTCTTTTGCTTTATGGTTATTATTATTTTTCATACTTGTATTTTTAGATTTACGGCCTTTCTTTTTATTCACAAGACCATTATATCCATAATTTTTATACTTGTTAACCCATGAATAAAGTTGTCCATCATTGATTCCATTTTCGATTGCTATAGATTTTATGGAATTTCCAGCTAACACTTTAGATATCATTTCTAATTTCTCATCAGCAGTCCAATTAATATTATTTCCGTGTTTTAAAATTTCTGGTCCATGAAGTTCTTCTAACTTAAACCATATTCTAATTGAAGCATGAAAGTTTTTTTCTTTAGCTCCTTCAGGTGTATCAGGCCATTTACCTTCTCTATACAATTGTACGCATTCTTTTTTGAATTCATAACTATATTTCATAAAAATACCCTCCTTACTGGTTTGTCCAGTAAAGAGGGTACATATCAATTTTGTCATTAGCTATGGTATTGGCTTTACCAATAACAAGTCATGCTGATGGAGAGAAAACAGAAGAAAATGTTCAAAATACCCCAAATTATACGGGAGTGGGTACAGAGACTAAGCTAGAAGCAGAAATAAGAGAAATTCTAGAAGAAGAACCAGAAATAACACTAAGTGTAGAAGAAGAAACTCCAGCAGTAGATTCAAAGGAAGAACTTCCAGAAGAAACATCTGCTGAAGAAACACCAGCTGATGAAACTAATACAGAGAATAAAGAAGCTGTCGAAGAAGAAAAAGAAGCATTCACACTAACAGATGCTCAAAGACAAGCACTAAAAGAAGCAGGCTACACAGATAGCGAAATAGAAAAAATCGAAGCAGAAATAGCTAATAAACTAGATGTAGACGCTAACCTTGATGCACAAGCATTAGTTGATGAAAAAGTAGCTGAAAAAACACCAGCACTAGAACTAGCTGAAGAAACTAAACCAGAAGCTGTAGAAGCAGGAGAAGAAACTGAAGCAGGAAGGGATATTTCCAATGATATCACAGAAGCAGAAATTCATGTAGGTGAAACTCAGACAACTGGAGTTTTAAATGCTGGAAATGGAGAAGGCTTACCTTGGTCTGTAGCTTTTAAGGCTCCTGATGATACGAAAGCTGGGGATTATTTTGATATAACTCTTTCAGACAATTGGTCATTAAAGGGAATCGAACCTGATACAGAAAATGCAGATCCTATAAAGATTAATGATAAAATAGTTGCAGATGGTAAGAGATTATCAAGACATCAAATCAGATATACTTTTAATGATAATATAACAAGCTTAGATGAAATAAGAGTTGCTGTCCAATACGGAGGATATGACGTAAAAGAAACAGTCCAAAACTCAAAAACCCAAACCTTTACTGTTAGTGTTGGAAACCATTCTGATTCAAAAGACTTGTATGTTGACTATGGTAAAGTAAATTATGATGACTATCAAAGGATACTAAATGGTACAAGCCAATACACACATTTTGATCCAAAAACAGGAGAATTTACCCAAGTATTTTATATAAATCCTGAATCTAGATATATAGGAAAATCAACAGGTGAAATTTTCAATGGAAGTGTTGGAGTTATAGTTGATGGAAGAGGCTTTGATGGTAATCAATCTGATGCATATTTTACTCAAGAAAATACAAGTGTTGAAGTAGTGAAGTTAGCTCCTAGAACTAATGTGCCTGATGCAGTTTATGAAAATCCAGTAGATGGAGATATTGATTCAAGCATTAGCCCAGTTATCCAAGATGGCAAAGTCTTTTTAGACTTTAATAGAAATGGCATAGATAATCCTTATATAATTACAGTTAAATCAAAAATTGATCCTAATGTT
This genomic window contains:
- a CDS encoding IS3 family transposase, whose protein sequence is MVKELKEEGYRLKYLLKAIDMPRSTYYFEINKVDNIKIKNSHIADKITQIFNLHKGRYGVRRVYMDLINQGYVINHKRVQRIMHELKLFGKRSKEKYHSYKGKVGKVADNIINRDFKADRPLQKWTTDVSEFKFSWGKCYISPILDMYTNEIISYDLSLSPNLNQISNMLEKAFNKFPKLDNLILHSDQGWQYQHEYYVNELKRHGIRQSMSRKGNCYDNSIMETFFGRLKNEVYYGYEKSYSSFEEFSKVIEEYIYYYNNERIQSKTKWMPPTKYRLASTNN
- a CDS encoding helix-turn-helix domain-containing protein — its product is MKYSYEFKKECVQLYREGKWPDTPEGAKEKNFHASIRIWFKLEELHGPEILKHGNNINWTADEKLEMISKVLAGNSIKSIAIENGINDGQLYSWVNKYKNYGYNGLVNKKKGRKSKNTSMKNNNNHKAKELNESEREELIKLRAENEYIKAENEIIKKEIALREERYAAQLKAKKQRLSKNSKKKDTD